A portion of the Stegostoma tigrinum isolate sSteTig4 chromosome 44, sSteTig4.hap1, whole genome shotgun sequence genome contains these proteins:
- the LOC132206978 gene encoding histone H1-like, with translation MSDSAAAETAPPASASTKPKSPKKKKATAPRKKPAGPGLGERIVKIVGENSDRKGTSLVAIKKALQRSGVNVEKQNAQIRMAAKRCLAKGSLVLVKGQGVSGSFKLAKNPVKTKVGKKARPAAAAKKAAVKKTTSKKVAAKKATGKKAGGKKAATPKKPAKKATPKKKTPVKKVKKTKSPKAAKPAPKSAKAKAKPKAKVTKKAAKK, from the coding sequence ATGAGCGACAGTGCAGCCGCCGAAACCGCTCCTCCAGCCTCCGCCAGCACCAAACCCAAGTCTCCCAAGAAGAAGAAGGCGACAGCTCCCAGGAAGAAACCAGCCGGTCCCGGGTTGGGCGAGCGGATTGTGAAGATTGTCGGGGAGAACAGCGATCGGAAGGGAACGTCTCTGGTCGCTATAAAGAAGGCGCTGCAGAGAAGCGGGGTCAATGTGGAGAAGCAAAATGCACAGATCAGGATGGCTGCCAAGAGGTGCCTGGCGAAAGGCTCCCTGGTTCTGGTGAAGGGCCAGGGCGTCTCCGGCTCCTTCAAACTCGCAAAGAATCCAGTCAAGACAAAAGTGGGAAAGAAGGCGAGACCAGCAGCAGCCGCCAAGAAAGCAGCCGTGAAGAAAACAACGAGCAAGAAGGTGGCAGCGAAGAAAGCGACAGGCAAGAAAGCGGGCGGCAAGAAGGCAGCAACGCCGAAGAAACCGGCGAAGAAAGCAACGCCGAAGAAAAAGACTCCCGTGAAGAAAGTGAAAAAGACCAAGAGCCCCAAGGCCGCAAAGCCGGCCCCGAAATCGGCGAAGGCAAAGGCCAAGCCCAAAGCGAAAgtgaccaagaaagcagcaaagaaatga